Proteins encoded together in one Citromicrobium bathyomarinum window:
- a CDS encoding Coenzyme F420 hydrogenase/dehydrogenase, beta subunit C-terminal domain, with translation MRRAICVGCGACVALDASGRSAMERTATGPKPVFAPGTALPELAWDACPGKGIDYPQLYLDHYGRMPDSWLVGHIVATRTGYAGDPSVRARGASGGVTTAVLLHLLQSGRIDAAIVARQGVPAPLEASPVIASTAEEILDAAQSVYIPVAMLDILSRLEPGKRYAITLVPEQAAALRRLQHSGHPQAQQIDYVLGPYTGTALYPAAIDSFVRAHGVAKSDPVTSLEWRAGEWPGYLEIKTQSGKVLRSKKVYYNFLIPFFVTRASLQSMDFANEFCDLSVGDAWSPAFEAQGGGHSVVVTRSAKMEALVEEMIAAGALVLEREDDLKATEMHGHMIDFKKRGGFIRNQWRRKIGLAAPDYGMEPATIPPSRKIAELVISTLFVIGSTAPARFVLRQIPESVIGPVFNKLRLSWKKASKPTKRKGLADFRMIVDEE, from the coding sequence GTGCGGCGCGCCATCTGCGTGGGCTGCGGGGCCTGCGTGGCGCTGGATGCCAGCGGGCGCTCGGCGATGGAGCGCACCGCGACCGGGCCCAAGCCGGTCTTCGCGCCCGGCACCGCGCTGCCCGAACTCGCGTGGGACGCGTGCCCCGGCAAGGGCATCGACTACCCGCAGCTCTACCTCGACCATTACGGGCGGATGCCGGACTCCTGGCTGGTCGGGCACATCGTCGCGACCCGCACCGGCTATGCGGGCGACCCGTCGGTGCGCGCACGCGGTGCATCGGGCGGTGTGACCACGGCGGTGCTGCTCCACCTGCTGCAATCGGGCCGGATCGACGCGGCAATCGTCGCGCGGCAGGGCGTACCCGCCCCACTCGAAGCGAGCCCGGTTATTGCGAGCACGGCGGAGGAGATCCTCGACGCTGCGCAATCGGTCTATATCCCGGTCGCGATGCTCGACATCCTCTCACGGCTGGAGCCGGGCAAGCGCTATGCGATCACGCTGGTGCCCGAACAGGCGGCGGCACTTCGGCGGCTGCAGCATTCGGGGCACCCGCAGGCGCAGCAGATCGACTACGTCCTCGGCCCCTATACCGGCACCGCGCTCTACCCCGCCGCGATCGACAGTTTCGTGCGCGCGCATGGCGTGGCGAAGAGCGATCCCGTCACCAGTCTCGAATGGCGCGCGGGCGAGTGGCCGGGCTATCTCGAGATCAAGACGCAGAGCGGCAAGGTGCTGCGATCCAAGAAGGTCTATTACAACTTCCTGATCCCCTTCTTCGTCACCCGCGCCAGCCTGCAGAGCATGGATTTCGCGAACGAGTTCTGCGACCTCTCGGTCGGCGATGCATGGAGCCCCGCGTTCGAAGCGCAGGGCGGCGGGCACTCGGTGGTGGTCACGCGCAGTGCGAAGATGGAGGCGCTGGTCGAGGAGATGATCGCCGCAGGCGCGCTGGTGCTGGAGCGCGAGGACGATCTCAAGGCGACCGAGATGCACGGCCACATGATCGACTTCAAGAAGCGCGGCGGCTTCATCCGTAACCAGTGGCGGCGCAAGATCGGGCTGGCTGCCCCCGATTACGGCATGGAGCCAGCGACAATTCCGCCCTCGCGCAAGATTGCCGAACTGGTCATCTCCACCCTGTTCGTGATCGGCAGCACGGCCCCTGCCCGCTTCGTGCTGCGGCAGATCCCCGAAAGCGTGATCGGCCCGGTCTTCAACAAGCTGCGTCTCAGCTGGAAGAAGGCGAGCAAGCCGACCAAGCGCAAGGGGCTGGCCGATTTCCGCATGATCGTGGACGAGGAATGA
- a CDS encoding FG-GAP-like repeat-containing protein — protein MTYRGDARMLARNEVRDAEFARSGEVSLGPPVSAYRGFGYNSVAGGWTDDTTFPRRMADVNGDGRADIVGFGAAGVFVALADPAGGFGETLLAYNSFGASAEAGGWADNSFYPRMLADVNGDGRADLLGFGSAGVYVALGLAPTAEQPVRFGDVALAYNGFGPANEAGGWTNEGIYPRTAADVNGDGRADLVGFGSAGVYVSLAREDGTFAQATLAYNGFGASDVAGGWASSEHYPREMADVNGDGRADIVGFGANGVFVALAQESGGFGPTILGLASFGFAPEGGGWTSSDTYPRRLADMNGDGYADIVGFGGLGAYVAIGNGDGTFADPTLALRSFGASDAGGGWFSNDRFYRTLADVNGDGQADIVGFGGDFTYVSLSGNRAPTITSSDAVTLLEGSVLAYTVTASDPDNNTLFFSLSGEDAEAFSIDARTGAVSFRQAADFEAPADGNGDNTYEIIVTATDGVLASSFAVTLYVTNLNEITGTSEFESLYGTEAGDLIRALGGGDFIYGGSGDDFLEGGAGNDTLYGGAGDDILYGDAAGFDDGGNDVLFDDGGGNDRLYGQDGNDHIGVSRSSQTANVLLLDGGAGNDSIVFSSTRYVDTVTILGGSGDDEIIVNAVSQSTVDAGSGDDFVVINPSGGVQTITLGTGNDIIWLGRRDPVASPDATIIITDMTAGEDRLALEEYLPEYLIGWDPATNPFASGHLQLVDVNGTATLQIDRDGASQSAYSPQSVVSFTGRTAATMTARELGYPINGDAPVGETFTGTSAREILSGSNGADTLSGLAGDDTIWGRAGDDLIEGGEGADQLNGGLGNDTLYGNNFNDAGPDISDDILDDIGGGNDRLFGQRGNDTLFVSRLTQASSVLLLDGGQGEDRIFFNSVRYIDDVTVVDGTGADQIYVGGVRLGLIDAGEGDDSVNISIFGGSQSVTLGAGSDAITVQSLLNTIAYSLGSEVVVTDFTVGEDRLSLTGFLNSASQNLPTGSNPFATGHLQLVAEGEDTLIQYDRDGASGENYAFATIFRLVGVSPDSLSATELGYAPDGSGSAAVVSQEAAYEYRFDDGWSGHAYDDAVRALAQFDDATGAGGPDMQNFPAAFAQSAVNGSGDWPMLRVTLPDAGLEHLQMY, from the coding sequence ATGACGTATCGCGGAGATGCGCGGATGCTTGCGCGTAACGAAGTGCGGGATGCCGAATTCGCCCGAAGCGGCGAGGTGAGCCTCGGCCCGCCTGTGTCTGCCTATCGCGGATTCGGCTACAACTCCGTCGCCGGCGGCTGGACCGACGACACCACCTTTCCGCGCCGCATGGCCGACGTGAACGGCGATGGCCGCGCGGACATCGTCGGCTTCGGCGCTGCTGGCGTCTTCGTCGCGCTGGCCGATCCGGCCGGCGGGTTCGGCGAGACATTGCTCGCCTATAACAGCTTCGGGGCCAGCGCCGAGGCCGGTGGGTGGGCTGACAACTCCTTCTATCCGCGAATGCTTGCAGATGTGAACGGAGATGGCCGCGCAGACCTGCTCGGCTTCGGATCGGCGGGCGTCTATGTCGCGCTCGGCCTCGCGCCGACGGCTGAGCAGCCGGTCCGCTTCGGCGACGTTGCGCTCGCCTATAACGGGTTCGGCCCCGCGAACGAGGCAGGCGGCTGGACCAACGAAGGCATCTATCCGCGCACCGCGGCCGATGTGAATGGCGACGGACGGGCAGATCTCGTCGGCTTCGGATCGGCTGGGGTTTACGTCTCCCTCGCCCGGGAGGACGGCACCTTCGCTCAGGCGACGCTCGCCTATAATGGTTTCGGCGCAAGCGATGTTGCCGGCGGCTGGGCCTCGTCCGAGCACTATCCGCGCGAAATGGCGGACGTGAACGGAGATGGCCGGGCGGACATCGTCGGCTTCGGTGCAAATGGCGTGTTCGTTGCGCTGGCGCAGGAGAGTGGCGGCTTCGGCCCGACCATTCTCGGCCTCGCCAGCTTCGGCTTCGCACCCGAAGGCGGCGGCTGGACCAGCAGCGATACCTATCCGCGCCGCCTCGCCGACATGAACGGCGACGGGTATGCCGACATCGTCGGCTTCGGCGGGCTCGGCGCTTACGTCGCGATCGGCAATGGCGACGGAACCTTCGCGGATCCCACCCTCGCGCTGCGGTCCTTCGGCGCAAGCGATGCGGGCGGCGGCTGGTTTTCGAACGACCGGTTCTACCGCACGCTGGCCGATGTGAATGGAGACGGCCAGGCGGACATCGTCGGCTTCGGTGGCGACTTCACCTATGTCTCGCTCAGCGGCAATCGCGCGCCGACGATCACCAGCAGCGATGCCGTGACGCTCCTCGAAGGATCGGTGCTCGCATATACCGTTACGGCGAGCGATCCGGACAACAACACGCTGTTCTTTTCGCTGAGCGGCGAGGATGCGGAGGCATTCTCGATCGACGCCCGAACCGGCGCGGTCAGTTTCCGCCAAGCCGCCGATTTCGAGGCCCCGGCTGATGGGAACGGCGACAATACTTACGAGATCATAGTGACCGCCACCGACGGCGTGCTTGCCAGTTCCTTCGCCGTCACGCTGTATGTCACCAATCTCAACGAGATTACCGGAACCTCTGAATTCGAGTCCTTGTACGGGACCGAAGCGGGCGACCTGATCCGCGCACTCGGAGGGGGGGACTTCATATATGGCGGTAGCGGGGACGACTTCCTCGAAGGGGGTGCAGGAAACGACACGCTCTACGGCGGAGCGGGCGATGACATCCTCTATGGAGACGCCGCCGGTTTCGACGATGGCGGTAACGACGTCCTTTTCGACGATGGGGGCGGAAATGACCGCCTCTACGGCCAGGACGGAAACGATCATATCGGTGTCAGTCGCTCCAGCCAGACGGCCAATGTCTTGCTGCTCGATGGCGGAGCCGGAAACGATTCGATCGTTTTTTCCAGCACCCGCTATGTTGATACCGTCACCATCCTCGGCGGATCCGGCGATGACGAGATCATCGTCAACGCCGTCTCGCAAAGCACGGTTGACGCTGGGTCGGGTGACGACTTCGTCGTGATCAATCCGAGTGGGGGGGTGCAGACGATCACTCTCGGGACGGGGAATGATATCATCTGGCTGGGGCGCCGAGACCCGGTCGCCTCACCCGACGCAACGATTATCATCACGGATATGACTGCCGGTGAGGATCGCCTGGCTCTTGAGGAATATCTCCCCGAGTACCTGATCGGCTGGGATCCGGCGACCAACCCCTTCGCGAGCGGGCACCTGCAACTGGTCGATGTGAACGGCACCGCGACTCTCCAGATCGACCGGGACGGTGCATCCCAGAGCGCCTATAGTCCGCAGTCCGTGGTGAGCTTCACCGGCAGAACCGCCGCCACAATGACTGCGCGCGAGCTGGGTTACCCAATAAATGGCGACGCCCCGGTCGGGGAGACGTTTACCGGTACATCCGCGCGTGAAATCCTGAGCGGCAGCAATGGAGCCGATACTCTCAGCGGTCTTGCCGGAGACGATACGATCTGGGGCCGAGCGGGCGACGACCTTATCGAAGGCGGCGAAGGTGCGGACCAGCTCAACGGTGGGTTGGGCAACGACACGCTCTACGGCAATAATTTCAACGACGCTGGGCCGGATATATCGGACGATATTCTCGACGACATCGGCGGTGGGAACGACCGGCTGTTCGGCCAGCGGGGCAATGACACCCTGTTCGTCTCACGCCTGACTCAGGCCTCCAGCGTCCTCCTTCTCGATGGCGGCCAGGGCGAAGACCGGATCTTTTTCAATTCCGTGCGCTACATTGATGATGTCACGGTGGTCGATGGGACGGGCGCCGACCAGATTTATGTCGGCGGGGTCCGGTTGGGCTTGATCGATGCTGGCGAAGGCGATGATTCCGTCAATATCAGCATATTCGGGGGCTCGCAGAGCGTGACCCTGGGGGCCGGAAGCGACGCCATCACGGTCCAGTCGCTGCTCAACACGATTGCCTACAGCCTCGGTAGCGAGGTCGTGGTGACCGATTTCACCGTGGGAGAAGACCGGCTCTCGCTCACAGGCTTCCTGAACTCGGCATCGCAGAACTTGCCGACCGGTTCCAATCCCTTCGCCACCGGGCACCTGCAACTGGTCGCTGAGGGCGAGGACACGCTGATCCAGTACGACCGCGATGGTGCTTCGGGCGAGAACTACGCCTTTGCGACCATCTTCAGGCTGGTCGGCGTCTCACCGGACAGCCTGAGCGCGACCGAACTGGGCTACGCCCCCGATGGGTCGGGCTCCGCCGCAGTCGTGTCGCAGGAGGCTGCGTACGAATATCGCTTCGACGATGGCTGGAGCGGACACGCGTATGATGATGCGGTCCGCGCGCTGGCGCAGTTCGATGATGCGACCGGGGCTGGCGGCCCTGATATGCAGAACTTCCCCGCAGCCTTCGCGCAGTCTGCCGTAAACGGATCAGGCGACTGGCCCATGCTGCGAGTAACCCTGCCGGACGCAGGCCTCGAACATCTGCAAATGTACTGA
- a CDS encoding glycosyltransferase family 1 protein — translation MVRDGANKALNRLVRYLLEHGAQVRVYSPTIAEPAFAPAGDLVSVPSFAIPTRKEYRLALGLPKAVREDIRAFAPNVVHLSAPDRLGRQMQTFAAEIEVPVVASLHTLFQTYFTYYGLDIFRGYAERYLDRFYGRCDIVLAPNPYLVDELRQTTQLGDHVHTWSRGVDHKLWNPSRRDPEWRRAKGYADDEAVLLFFGRLVKEKGIDVFEEVVKTLRERGRKVRPLIVGAGPAGDDLAGRIGEAVFTGHVEGKELARAVGSADILVNPSTTEAFGNVNLEAMASGLAVVSADAPAARALIEDGKNGLIVPPRDASAYADAIERLTDDPAYRKTLADAGIAFSERYHWSAILDNVIASYRQAIAEGPHLRDPKVAAVAAKRRAAFAA, via the coding sequence ATGGTTCGCGATGGCGCGAACAAGGCGCTCAACCGGCTGGTCCGCTACCTGCTGGAGCATGGCGCGCAGGTGCGGGTCTATTCGCCGACCATTGCGGAGCCTGCCTTCGCGCCTGCGGGCGATCTTGTCTCGGTCCCCTCCTTCGCGATCCCGACGCGCAAGGAATACCGCCTGGCGCTAGGCCTGCCAAAGGCTGTGCGCGAAGACATCCGCGCCTTCGCGCCAAACGTGGTCCACCTGTCCGCGCCCGACCGGCTCGGCCGCCAGATGCAGACTTTCGCCGCCGAGATCGAAGTGCCGGTGGTGGCCAGCCTGCACACGCTGTTCCAGACCTACTTCACCTATTACGGGCTCGACATCTTCCGGGGCTATGCGGAGCGTTATCTCGACCGCTTCTATGGCCGGTGCGACATCGTGCTCGCCCCCAACCCCTATCTTGTCGATGAACTGCGCCAGACGACGCAGCTTGGCGATCATGTCCACACCTGGAGCCGGGGCGTCGACCACAAGCTGTGGAACCCCTCGCGCCGCGACCCGGAATGGCGCCGGGCCAAGGGCTACGCCGATGACGAAGCGGTGCTGCTGTTCTTCGGGCGGCTGGTGAAGGAAAAGGGCATCGACGTGTTCGAAGAGGTTGTGAAGACCCTTCGCGAGCGTGGACGCAAGGTCCGCCCGCTGATCGTCGGCGCCGGGCCTGCGGGCGACGATCTCGCCGGGCGGATCGGCGAGGCGGTGTTCACCGGCCATGTCGAAGGTAAGGAACTGGCACGCGCGGTCGGCAGCGCGGACATCCTCGTCAATCCGAGCACCACCGAGGCGTTCGGCAACGTCAATCTGGAGGCGATGGCCTCCGGCCTGGCGGTGGTCAGCGCGGATGCTCCGGCAGCACGGGCCTTGATCGAGGATGGCAAGAACGGGCTGATCGTGCCGCCCCGCGATGCCAGCGCCTATGCCGATGCGATCGAGCGGCTGACGGACGATCCCGCCTACCGGAAAACCCTGGCCGATGCGGGGATCGCGTTCAGCGAGCGCTATCACTGGTCGGCGATCCTCGACAATGTGATCGCCAGCTACCGCCAGGCGATTGCCGAGGGCCCCCACCTGCGCGACCCCAAAGTCGCCGCCGTCGCGGCAAAGCGCCGCGCGGCCTTCGCGGCCTGA
- a CDS encoding glycosyltransferase family 2 protein, which produces MKLIIQIPCYNEEETLGEALSDLPREVPGIDVVEWLIINDGSTDRTVEVAKAHGVDHIVDLPVNMGLAHGFMAGVQRGLAEGADIIINTDADNQYDASDIPQLVEPILKGQAQYVIGARPIPDIEHFSSTKRFLQKLGSRVVQIVSGTDIADAPSGFRALSREVALRINVFDSYTYTLESIIQAGLSDFRIVSVPVGVNGETRPSRLVRSIRDYVRRSMMSILRSFFVYKPGKTFFLLSLLPALLGTGLMIRWLVLFYMGTERAHVPSLVVAAVMLIAALIFWVAGLLGELFAINRRLLQDLQYMKRKELADAHLRLRDREPPAPPPAG; this is translated from the coding sequence GTGAAGCTGATCATTCAAATCCCCTGCTACAACGAGGAAGAGACGCTTGGCGAGGCGCTGAGCGATCTGCCGCGCGAAGTGCCCGGCATCGACGTGGTCGAATGGCTGATCATCAATGATGGCAGTACCGACCGGACGGTGGAGGTCGCCAAGGCGCACGGGGTCGACCACATCGTCGATCTGCCGGTGAACATGGGGCTGGCGCACGGCTTCATGGCCGGTGTGCAGCGCGGCCTTGCCGAAGGCGCGGACATCATCATCAACACCGATGCGGACAACCAGTACGACGCGTCCGACATCCCCCAGCTGGTCGAGCCGATCCTGAAAGGGCAGGCGCAATATGTGATCGGCGCGAGGCCGATCCCCGATATCGAGCATTTCAGCAGCACCAAGCGGTTCCTGCAGAAGCTGGGCAGCCGCGTGGTCCAGATCGTTTCAGGGACGGACATCGCCGACGCGCCGAGCGGTTTTCGCGCCCTGAGCCGCGAGGTTGCACTGCGGATCAACGTGTTCGACAGCTATACCTACACGCTGGAATCGATCATCCAGGCGGGGCTGAGCGATTTTCGCATCGTCTCCGTACCGGTCGGCGTGAATGGGGAGACGCGTCCCTCGCGGCTGGTCCGCTCGATCCGCGACTATGTACGCCGCTCGATGATGTCGATCCTGCGGTCCTTCTTCGTCTACAAGCCGGGCAAGACGTTCTTCCTGCTCAGCCTGCTGCCCGCTTTGCTTGGGACGGGTCTGATGATCCGCTGGCTGGTGCTGTTCTACATGGGGACCGAGCGCGCGCATGTGCCCAGCCTGGTCGTCGCGGCGGTGATGCTGATCGCGGCGCTGATTTTCTGGGTGGCGGGCCTGCTGGGCGAGCTGTTCGCGATCAATCGTCGGCTGCTGCAGGACCTGCAATATATGAAGCGCAAGGAACTGGCGGACGCGCACCTGCGGCTGCGCGATCGGGAGCCGCCCGCCCCGCCGCCTGCGGGGTGA
- a CDS encoding peptidase, translating to MTYCVGMRLDRGLIFMSDTRTNAGVDDVSQVRKMRHWENPGERIITLLSAGNLATTQAVVSLLDERTKAPSERDPSIMSAPSMFQIATIVGDTLREVISSLRHEGPEASAPFRASLILGGQIAGSEPRLFLIYPEGNFIEAGDDSPFFQIGETKYGRPIIVRTFDPAMTFEDATRLLMVSFDSTIRSNLAVDLPLDLATYERDACKLAHQQRIEVNDPYFRRISEQWSLSLREAVNRLPPFEFETGATSED from the coding sequence ATGACCTATTGCGTGGGCATGCGGCTGGACCGCGGCCTGATCTTCATGTCCGATACGCGAACCAATGCGGGCGTCGACGACGTCTCGCAGGTGCGCAAGATGCGCCATTGGGAAAACCCGGGAGAGCGGATCATCACCCTGCTTTCCGCAGGAAACCTGGCGACCACGCAGGCGGTCGTAAGCCTGCTGGACGAGCGGACCAAGGCGCCATCCGAACGCGACCCGTCGATCATGTCGGCCCCCTCGATGTTCCAGATCGCGACCATCGTGGGCGATACCCTGCGCGAGGTGATTTCTTCCCTGCGCCATGAAGGGCCCGAGGCAAGCGCACCGTTCCGGGCAAGCCTGATCCTGGGCGGGCAGATCGCGGGCAGCGAGCCACGCCTGTTCCTGATCTACCCGGAAGGCAATTTCATCGAGGCGGGCGATGATTCGCCCTTTTTCCAGATCGGCGAGACCAAGTATGGCCGCCCGATCATCGTGCGCACCTTCGACCCGGCGATGACTTTCGAGGATGCGACCAGGCTGCTGATGGTCAGCTTCGATTCGACCATCCGCTCCAACCTGGCAGTCGACCTCCCACTGGACCTGGCAACTTACGAACGCGATGCGTGCAAGCTTGCCCACCAGCAGCGGATCGAAGTGAACGATCCCTATTTCCGTCGCATCTCCGAGCAATGGAGCCTGTCGCTGCGCGAGGCGGTCAACCGTCTGCCGCCGTTCGAATTCGAAACCGGCGCGACGAGCGAGGACTGA
- a CDS encoding TIGR01244 family sulfur transferase, with the protein MDMTQLDENVWVAGQIDPADLPALADRGFRSIIGNRPDGEEPGQPSWSVIAAAAQDAGIEARHIPIAGPQDIAARKDDFAQALAEMPGPVLAFCRSGARSGRLYEAAQG; encoded by the coding sequence ATGGACATGACGCAGCTCGACGAAAACGTGTGGGTCGCGGGGCAGATCGACCCGGCAGACTTGCCTGCGCTGGCCGATCGTGGCTTCCGCTCGATCATCGGCAACCGCCCCGATGGCGAGGAACCCGGCCAGCCCAGCTGGTCAGTGATTGCTGCGGCCGCACAGGATGCGGGGATCGAGGCACGGCATATCCCCATCGCCGGGCCGCAGGACATCGCCGCGCGCAAAGACGATTTCGCGCAGGCACTGGCCGAGATGCCGGGACCGGTGCTGGCCTTCTGCCGCTCCGGCGCGCGCTCTGGCCGCCTCTACGAAGCGGCGCAAGGCTAA
- a CDS encoding lysylphosphatidylglycerol synthase transmembrane domain-containing protein, whose translation MKKAIGALVSLILLALIWWQVDLSSIRAALAAADGWWLAAGLATIVPLTLVTAMRFGMLTQTPIGLWSATRLILGASSLNLVLPSKLGDLAKAVALTGRHGFDPKLAVGVVVMERSLDMAALLFWGVLALLWVGWGDAWLMLGAAGTGALLVLLVILLSPLRFASRLLALAGRIAPGRIGRWLSGFGETWQQAVGWFWSDRRRVAKVAAVSLLIWGGHLAQFWLFAQGLGRVPFLDNMAFATLAILAGLLPFTMAGVGTRDAAIVLLYAPYLSAGSAAVLGVLATLRYLVPAIAGLPFMGDYLVQVRKERAA comes from the coding sequence GTGAAAAAGGCGATCGGGGCACTGGTCAGCCTGATCCTGCTCGCGCTGATCTGGTGGCAGGTCGATCTGTCGTCGATCCGCGCCGCGCTGGCGGCTGCGGATGGCTGGTGGCTTGCCGCGGGCCTCGCGACGATCGTGCCTCTGACGCTGGTCACCGCGATGCGTTTCGGCATGCTGACCCAGACGCCGATAGGCCTGTGGTCCGCCACCCGGCTGATCCTGGGCGCATCCTCGCTCAACCTCGTGCTGCCATCCAAGCTTGGCGATCTGGCCAAGGCGGTCGCGCTGACCGGTCGCCACGGGTTCGACCCGAAGCTGGCGGTGGGCGTGGTGGTAATGGAGCGCTCGCTCGACATGGCGGCGCTGCTGTTCTGGGGCGTGCTTGCGCTGCTGTGGGTCGGTTGGGGCGATGCCTGGCTCATGCTCGGTGCGGCGGGGACTGGCGCATTACTGGTGTTGCTGGTGATCCTGCTCTCGCCGCTGCGGTTCGCGAGCCGGCTCCTCGCGCTCGCCGGGCGGATCGCGCCGGGTCGGATCGGGCGCTGGTTGTCGGGCTTTGGCGAGACCTGGCAGCAGGCGGTCGGCTGGTTCTGGAGCGACCGCAGGCGCGTGGCCAAGGTTGCCGCCGTAAGCCTGCTGATCTGGGGCGGGCATCTCGCCCAGTTCTGGCTGTTCGCGCAAGGATTGGGCAGGGTGCCGTTCCTCGACAACATGGCCTTCGCCACGCTTGCCATCCTGGCCGGATTGCTGCCGTTCACCATGGCCGGGGTCGGCACGCGCGATGCGGCGATCGTGCTGCTTTACGCGCCCTATCTCTCGGCAGGGTCCGCCGCCGTGCTCGGCGTGCTGGCGACCTTGCGCTATCTCGTGCCCGCAATCGCGGGCCTGCCCTTCATGGGCGACTATCTGGTCCAGGTCCGCAAGGAGCGCGCCGCATGA